Proteins encoded by one window of Sphaerodactylus townsendi isolate TG3544 linkage group LG02, MPM_Stown_v2.3, whole genome shotgun sequence:
- the LOC125427490 gene encoding tubulin alpha-1D chain, translated as MRECISVHVGQAGVQIGNACWELYCLEHGIQPDGQMPSDKTIGGGDDSFNTFFSETGAGKHVPRAVFVDLEPTVIDEVRTGTYRQLFHPEQLITGKEDAANNYARGHYTIGKEIIDLVLDRIRKLADQCTGLQGFLIFHSFGGGTGSGFTSLLMERLSVDYGKKSKLEFSIYPAPQISTAVVEPYNSILTTHTTLEHSDCAFMVDNEAIYDICRRNLDIERPTYTNLNRLIGQIVSSITASLRFDGALNVDLTEFQTNLVPYPRIHFPLATYAPVISAEKAYHEQLSVAEITNACFEPANQMVKCDPRHGKYMACCLLYRGDVVPKDVNAAIATIKTKRTIQFVDWCPTGFKVGINYQPPTVVPGGDLAKVQRAVCMLSNTTAIAEAWARLDHKFDLMYAKRAFVHWYVGEGMEEGEFSEAREDMAALEKDYEEVGTDSIEGEGEEEEGDEY; from the exons ATG CGTGAGTGCATTTCTGTCCATGTTGGCCAGGCTGGTGTGCAGATTGGCAATGCATGCTGGGAGCTGTACTGTCTGGAGCATGGGATCCAGCCAGATGGGCAGATGCCCAGTGACAAAACCATTGGAGGTGGAGATGATTCCTTTAATACTTTCTTCAGTGAAACAGGAGCTGGGAAGCACGTCCCTAGGGCTGTTTTTGTGGACCTGGAACCTACTGTAATTG ATGAGGTTCGGACTGGCACGTATCGTCAACTCTTCCACCCAGAACAACTGATCACTGGAAAGGAAGATGCTGCCAATAACTATGCCCGTGGGCATTATACCATTGGAAAGGAGATAATTGACTTGGTGTTGGACAGGATCCGGAAGCTG GCTGACCAATGCACGGGGCTCCAAGGATTCCTCATCTTCCACAGCTTTGGGGGAGGCACCGGCTCGGGCTTCACCTCTCTACTGATGGAACGACTTTCTGTTGACTATGGCAAGAAGTCCAAGCTGGAATTCTCCATTTATCCTGCCCCTCAGATATCAACAGCTGTCGTGGAGCCCTACAACTCCATCCTCACCACACACACCACCCTTGAGCATTCAGATTGTGCTTTCATGGTGGACAATGAAGCCATCTATGATATCTGCCGCAGGAACCTGGACATTGAACGCCCAACCTACACAAACCTGAATAGGCTGATAGGCCAGATTGTGTCCTCCATCACTGCCTCTCTGCGCTTTGATGGAGCTCTGAATGTAGATCTGACAGAGTTTCAGACCAACTTAGTGCCCTACCCACGCATCCACTTCCCTCTAGCCACTTATGCCCCAGTCATCTCTGCAGAGAAGGCCTATCATGAGCAATTGTCTGTGGCTGAGATCACAAATGCTTGTTTTgagccagccaatcagatggtGAAATGTGACCCCCGCCATGGCAAATACATGGCTTGCTGCCTTTTGTACAGGGGTGATGTAGTACCCAAGGATGTCAATGCTGCTATTGCTACCATTAAAACAAAGCGCACAATCCAGTTTGTAGACTGGTGTCCCACAGGCTTCAAGGTGGGCATCAACTACCAGCCCCCCACTGTAGTTCCTGGAGGAGACCTTGCCAAGGTGCAGCGAGCAGTCTGTATGCTGAGCAACACCACCGCCATTGCTGAGGCCTGGGCCCGCCTGGACCACAAGTTTGATCTGATGTATGCCAAGAGGGCCTTTGTCCACTGGTATGTGGGGGAAGGCATGGAAGAAGGGGAGTTCTCTGAGGCTCGGGAAGACATGGCTGCCCTGGAGAAGGACTATGAAGAGGTGGGAACAGATAGTattgagggagaaggagaagaagaagaaggcgatGAGTACTAG